Proteins encoded in a region of the Globicephala melas chromosome 1, mGloMel1.2, whole genome shotgun sequence genome:
- the LOC115859568 gene encoding small ribosomal subunit protein uS8-like → MVRMNVLADALKSTNNAKKRGKRQVLIRPCSKVIVRFLTVMMKHGYIGEFEIIDDHRAGKIVVNLTDRLNKCGVISPRFDVQLKDLEKWQNNLLPSRQFGFIVLTTSAGIMDHEEAR, encoded by the coding sequence ATGGTGCGCATGAATGTCCTGGCTGATGCTCTCAAGAGTACCAACAATGCCAAAAAGAGAGGCAAACGCCAGGTTCTTATTAGGCCGTGCTCCAAAGTCATCGTCAGATTTCTCACTGTGATGATGAAGCATGGTTACATTGGCGAATTTGAAATCATCGATGATCACAGGGCTGGGAAAATTGTTGTGAACCTCACAGACAGGCTAAATAAGTGTGGAGTGATCAGCCCCAGGTTTGATGTGCAACTgaaagatctagaaaaatggcagaatAACCTGCTCCCGTCCCGTCAGTTTGGTTTCATTGTACTGACAACCTCAGCTGGCATCATGGACCATGAAGAAGCAAGATGA